ACATTTTTTATCCCTTTATTTTATTGGCTTCAGTGTTACACTCATACAAGTTGCATTTATtcaggcagcagagaaagacacTGACTGTGAGGTGCTCTTCCCATGAATGTTGTTTGTTCTCCTGTTTGCAGAAGTTCACATTAACTTCCACTTATCCATCATCCATGGAAAGTGTGGACAGTATACAGAGAACATGGTATTCATATGATGCTAGTGAATGGAATATTTGGATCTGTCTCCATGTGTAAAAGTgctgtgaaattaaaatggatAATGAAGTCTGTTATCTcgcatttcatttttactccCCCATTTCGTTTATATGAGAGGAAGCTGCACTGCTCTGAGTTCAGTTGTGTACATCTGCCAAAGAACCAGGTATTATGTTTGTGCTTGGCATCGTCGGAAATTGCAACCGAGAAATTCCAGGAATTACCACACTCTGTCCACTGCAGTTGCAATCTTGATTGCAGTTGGTTGGCTGTTTGAGGAAGAATACTTTACTTCCTCTCTTCAACTCATTCATTACTCCCAAACCACACCCCTTGACTTTCATCCATTCTTCTATTTTCCCACCCACTCCTTTTATTAGTCTGAAGTTAAGCTCCCTCCTGGTTCACACTGTCCAATCACATAAGCTCATACTTAACATCCTCTCTTCTCTGACCCACACGGCCATTGATCAGTTCGGTCATTATCAACCCAATTATCTGCTACATCCACTCAACACCGACCACGCTGAATTAGCACAATCGATGATGGAAAAACTGGGTGGTAATTCTACCGATTGGAGTTCTTTATTATGCGGATGaactgaaaagtgaaaaatcagaaatacatttcactTCCAAACTAATGTGTGAGCAAGTCCCTCCACATTGAACTGCTGCAGCAATGACTCAGCATTTGCTCTGATTTTGTGGGGGGGGATCCTAAAACAAGATCTCAGGGCAGTTGTTCAAACAATGTACTCACATGGGTGTAAAATCTATAGCTTCTTTGAGTGTATGTGCTTCAACtgtaaaaagaggaaaatctattaaaaaaatctataatgCGACGAGACCAAGCCAACTCCAGCAGTATGCGTCCTGCACTTGCTGTTCTGACACGCACTCTGCTGACCTAGATCATTCTTGCTCACACCCAATTTGACTGATTGTGAACAATCAGTGACTAAAGTGTAACTCCagattttctctctgtgacGGCAATTCCCATCAAAGGCAGAAATCTTTATCCCATGACAAAACCGATAAAGCTTACAACCATCGGAGAAGGTTTACGACCACAGAGAATGGCCGAGTCCATTTTATCTGGCAGCCGTGCGAGTGCAGACGGTGAAATTAAGACTGTCATCCTAGAATGTGTGAACATGCAGGGGCACAAAACAAGCGACTAGAGTTTCACACTGTCCAGCCCTCTGCGCCAAAATAACCTCACTGTCCAGCAGCGTTCACATGACACAAGCTTTGGGCAACCACTTCACACCGTTATGTCATCTTAACTCTGGTGCCACAAATCATGTCTGCTGACGAGTTTATCCTTTTTAACAATTCAGCTAAACCGTGGATGACAAataagaatttttttttgtctacacCTGGAACATTTGATATCACCAGCCTGATTAAACTGAATGAATAACAAACCATTTAACAGAAATAATACCAAAGACAACCTTACCTccatctttcctttcctttcaggCTGACTATTTCAACAAATATTTCAATCCCAACTTCAAAATCCACCCCTCGTCAACGATCAGAGAAGAGCGACGGGGATGATGAGTGGCAAACGCGAGGCAGAGAGGCAGTGATCACCTACATGACAGGAGAGGTGCAGGCCTGTGGCTGTTTTGTAAACAGACACCCTGATACTCtcagacacatgcacaccccCTCCCGTCCAGCCCCTCTGTCATTGAGCTGAACTGGCCAATGGGGGCGATGACTGGCAGCTGTCCCTGTTCCCTGAAACCCTGCAGCATGTGCAtaaatgcaaaatgtgtgtctatgtgtgcgtgtggaGGATGACCGTTATCAAAGCGGGTCTGCAAATCCATTCACACGTTTCGATGGACAGAGAGTGGGTCACTTACAATTAACCATCTTGGTAAAGTAACCTTAATTTGTGATATCAAATATACCaacatctctctttctccctggtTTCTCCCCCACTCCAGCCTCCCATTCTCACCCTCTCATAGTGTTTCCAGGAGTTTTAGGTTCCCCCTGTTGTTGTGTAATTACCGCTCATGCCCCTGAGcgctttgttttcctcatttccttctccctctttttctgccGCCCACCACGCTTCTCTTTGTCCACCTAATGCCCCTTTGTCCTTGCCCCAAAGCACCCTGGGTAGGGGGCCGCGGGCAGAAACAAAAGGCCGGACTGCTGGCCTGGCGCAGAGGACACTGGCCCGATGCTGAAAGGTCGAAAGGTCACTGAGTTTTATGACTACCAGGAGAGCACTTGGTTGATGTGTGGTGTTGAAATGCATCTCAGGACAAAGGCTTGACCGCTCTCCTTTTCAGGACGGTGGATTCTCAATATTTCTTCCAGACAAGAGCCCGCTGCCGAAGGCTTGGCTCAACTCACTACATAGTTTACACACTACATTGTGGTTGTAAGGTCATTGTGTGTTCCTGCTCCTCTATCTGTGGGGGTCGGGGATATGTAGCATAAGAATGATCCTATACAAAGTCACTACAGTACAGCAACTTAAACAAATCCATCTTAAACTCTTTTCATTCAATTGAAACACTGTGTCTAAAGGAGATGGCATTCAGctaaagtttttatttgttagGCCTTCATTGTCTACATAACATAACTGAGATGACAGAAATCACTCAGAGCTTTTGAGGTTTGGTTTATATAAGATTCATGATGGTATTGTGCAAGATAATTAGGGATTTATGAACATAATGTGGTTGTCACTACTTCACTTTCATGTATTTAATAAGCAAAACAGTGGGTGTATACAAGGAAGTGACCAATTTCAACATCCTTTCATCCTTTGTAGATGTCTAATTGTTGGATGGGCCTGTCCAACTTAATGGAAAATGACCAAGTTCTTAATAGAAAGCACACTGTTGctatgtcactgtgtttgtttgttagattTGCAGTAAACAGGACCCTTCTGGCCATGGTAGGCTTGGATCTGAAATACCCTGTGTCATCTTTTTAGGCACACAGCGACAATCGGCATGCCATTATTCATGCTAGACCAGCAGTCAGACGTTGTTTGTCTGTGTAGCGACTGTGAAATCTGCAGATTGTACAAAATCCCCTTAGCAAAGCTGTGATATTTCCCATCTCTGTGGGAAGACCTCAATGCAACTGTTACCATagcacaaggaaaaaaaaaatcacaactgaCTTCAGTAAAACTTGGCAATAAAATGTGTGCATCCAAGAAATCCAATGCTTTCCTTCAGCCTTAGACTTTTCTTACAGCATCTTTGAGTAAACACCATCACTATTTAACTGTATGACTGTGGATTACAATGACCTCATTTATGTaactcagacaaacacaaactaactTCTCTGCCATTCAACTtagtcagttagcttagcttagcagaaagactggaaacagggcaAAGAGCCTAGTCTGGCTCTCCCCAAAGGTATCAGAGCTGCTGGCCCAAGGTGCGTATTTTCCATACAGAAATAAGAGTGGTATAAGTCTCCTCAACAAACTCTCACCAAGAAACCAAATGAGCACATTTCCCAAAAGGTTGAACTATTCCATTCAATTGAAAGAAATCTGAAGTTTTAAGTTGGCCTGCCTCATCaaaatctgtttctgtgcctttgAAGAAAGCCATGCTATGCTATTGTACCTTGTCAAAGTCCTCCTGTGTTGCTCTCATCTCCTTCCAGGTCTTGTTGAGCAGCTGaatgcagacacagaaaacCTCCTCCATCAGCCGATCCTGACTGAAGAAGATGGGATGGTAGTCAGATCCCGTTTCTGAGGCTGTTAACAGAGGAAGTGAtggaaaagatggaggacaaaCGCAGCATGACGCAACATTAGTTGTTTCAGAGTCAGACCAAGGCAAAGTTATGGCACTTAGTGCGTTGGAGGTGAACTTACGAGGCTCTCCAATACGAAGGATTTCACAAAGGATGAGTGTGAGTTGGATGCTGCTCCTTGCAAACGGACATTCATGTTTGTCTTCCCTACTGCTGTTCTCCAGGACAAACTGGGGGAGGGCAACAATTTTAGATAGAACAGAAAACACTCCAAATGAAACATTAATTAATCATAAGGTGAAGCCTCAGCCATAGAGCTTTCGCAAATCTAACAAACATGACATTATGTAACCTCATAGTTGTGCcgtaaatacacatttaaatgtagaaCTTGTCAGATGAACAGCAAATAAATCATGCTCACCCTACTGTAGGCATCAGGATAACGTGTTGCAAAATAATACATGGTGTCCAAAGCTAAAAGACCAGGAGGAGTTCGCACCAAGTCCTGACCAGGGTTACTGTTGTTCTGAAAGGAAAtaatcaaaagacaaaatgtatcACTATAATGCGCAGCAGAAAAGTAATACACCTACTGTACTGATAATAATgctaaaaaactgaaataaccTCTGAGATAGCAACTTACAGAAAAGCCTAACTTCTTGAACTCTTTGGCACACAGTGAGCGACGTCTCTCATGGCTCAGACTGTTCTCGCTTTCTGTCTCAAATGCTGTCTGACGCAAACAATGAAGGATGTCTCTCTGCTCCTGGAGTGAAGAGGGAAGAAGCAGATCAAAGACGGATGTTTGCAACGGTGATGGATGTTGATCCATTTTCAATACTTCAAGACAGACAATTAATCAGTGTATCCAAGTAGCTCTTTCAGCAATGCACTGACTCCTAATCAAGTGTATCTGGTAATTTCAACTaagaatgtttgttttatttgtctaCGATTTACTGTGgctgttaatgtttctgtttttttcaggtcgacatttttataaaatgtatatttatactTACATATGTAGGTATAATAGTGCGATAAAGGACTGTGACTTGTTACGTTGTAGCTCACCTGGCTGTAACAGTCCAGAGGCGTCCTCATGCGAGGCTCCAGGTGATTCAAGGTAACGGACTGTAGGACGTAGAGGTAGTGGGCCATTTCATCCTGGACTGAACCAGAACTGTGGATGATGTTCTGCAAAACAATGCACAGTTTTTGTGAATAAGCCAGATTGAGTGCTGGTTTTTCCTACATTCCTCTGCAACAATGTGGTCTTCTGGCAACATATAATCAGATGTGGatgtataaaagtaaaaaagaagataatTTACCTTATAAATGTACTGACGGAGATTCTTCTTATTCAGGAACGCGAACATGTCCTGGAAAAGTGAAAACGAGAGAAAAGTAACGGTTAGGTGTGCCATTGAGGTGCAGTGACATTAGTGTAACATGGGGTGGCGATATAGTGTCAGTAACTGATTAGTGGGCAGGAGGAGGGTTAGTGTGTGAGACTTTGACCTCTGTGACGAAACCATCACTTGCTGGTACACGCATCTCTAGCCCCACCTCATTTTGTTCAGGACCAATTCGCTGATAAGAAGGGTGGATTTGTTGACCTACTGTAAAagtgaggaagtgtgtgtgtgagagtaacAAAGAGAGTCTGAGAGAAAGGCCACAGAGCGCTGAATGAAGGAACTGTGTCTGtacaaagagagaggagcaggaacagaacagagggagagaaagcttTGACTGTCTGAGCTGACCAGACAGAAAGAGATAGATGTGTCATTCCATCTATAAGAAGTGGCTCTGACTCACAATGACAGCCTGCTCGTGCAATTAACCACCCTCCACCCCAAGTCAGCTCGGGATATAAAAAACTTCACATCAGTGCAAGAATGCACCACCGTAAAGAGCACGCTTTAGAGTTTGAATAGCTACGACGAGAGGAAGTTGATGAAAAGTGCGTTGGAAAGTGAGAAACAGATTGCAGCagcacctgtctgtctgagtccCCGGCTGTTTGTAGTAGTGCCATAAGTAGGGCCATGGCTTTGGTCTGTATCTGCTGGTTCGTCCTGCAAGAGGTCAGAGAGGTGAGCATGcgacaaacaaacattaaagccTTTCAATTACCTAATCAATATAGTATGTCTAACAGTCTCTGCTCTTTATCGTTCTAAAATTTCACAGTCAGCTCTAgtgttttacatatttaaaaacttCCTGTTAGGGAGACTATGGTGATACTCTTTACACTCAGAGGTATCACTGCAtcagagtttgttttctctgtcacatTCACTGATTAGTGATGGTCTCACATTAATTAATCTTAGgccaaaaaagagagaatttaCTTTGAAAAGGTGCCAAATGCATCTAAAAATGAAGGATTGCCATCATTCCACATCTTCCTGTCACTTACACCTGGAGGTGAGCGATGAGCCTCTCCATTGTCACTTCCTGCTTGACCTGCAGGAAGAGGCTGTGGCTGCTCAATACCATGCCCTCCAGGATGTCCAAGGACACTTGCTGTATTGAGGCATCGGTCGGCTTGGCATTGACGAAGCTGGCaatctgagaggagaggaacaaggTGGGGAAAGTAAGAGTGAATGTGGCTAGGGTGaggtaaaaaaatataaaatgacagagagagagtggcaGATACAGCACCTTCTTGATAAAGACAGATGAGAGGTTCTCCCAGGAAACTATCCCATGATCCATCAGTTCCATGAAGCCCGTCAGTGTGTGGGTCATGATCACATTACTCCTGAATGACACACgccaaaaaatgtatttgcatattTGCACCCACATACGCGCATACACTGCATTCAAATGGACTGCTTGTGTATAATCCCTTCAGTCATTCAGCTACTGGTTTtaagtgtaaatatttacacaaaTGGACTCAGAACATTTCCATCTTGTGACAGCACTCAGGATTAAGCTCACTGTGCTCCACGCTACAGTGACTTACAACAGTGTTATCTACGATCATGGAAACACATCAATATAAATGAACTACCAGTTTCTAAACTTGTGCCGAGGATGGCTTAAAATGTGTGTCCCTTGATACAAAATTCTATACAGTCAGCTAAGCAGGATCTGTTGCTACATGTATTAGATCCAATCCATCCCTCAGCACCACTGATATCTATCTGAGGAACAGTATTCCACCTCAGGGAACAAAACCATGCAAGCACCGACACACACATCGAGTACTAACTCTTTAGAGTCCTCCACTATCTTGACCAATAGGAGGTGTCCATCTCTGCTGATGAACTCCTGAGCAAAGGTCACGTCTGTGGAAACGCTGGCCAGTTCCTTCAGAGAGTCGCATCGCACGCCTGCATCCGAGCTCTGGATGCCCTTGTACAAATCGTCTGCACACCGGCCCTGCGTTCACCAGCATTGgtggaacacacaaacacaaacacatatgctCAAACAGGCCATACTCAACACTTGTCTCCTTTTGTCATTGTTCATATATGGTCACTCTTCTTGGAAACTTTGCTTCTTGTAGTTTGCAGTTTCAGATGATTGCTGACTTGCTGACTGTGAATGCAGCTGATTGTGTGAACTGGCTTCATGCAGAATGTAAAAGAAAGAGTGAtggagtgagagacagagggcgGCAGGAATGTAAGAAGAGGGGGGTGAGAGAGCAGTGTGGCACGAGGATGCAGACTTACCGGTGCCTTGGTCAGACGCAGAATGCAGCCGTTCTTCATGTCCAGACGATTCTACAATGCACAAACAAAcggagagacacagacacatatgcATGACCATGCGTGACcgcgtgtgcacacacatacacacacacacacacacacacacacacacacacaggtgtttaAAATCTataaatctataaataaataaataaatggtacAAAGacctttacacacacagacacataaacagcACAGTAGTCATAGACAACCTCACAATTTGATAAATATAGTCACCTATAAACTTAGGCTTGACACTCTACTTGctgtcagcagaaaaaaagcagaagggTGTGATGAAATGCATATTTAAATGCTGAGTcaattttttaatgtaaaaatgctCTAACAAGCTCTGCAGCTTCTGGCCAAGTACAGCTTTCTCTGAGGAGAAGACGCCCTGAACTCTCTTTTCAGGGCAAGAGCAAAATGTATTGTGCTCCTACAGAGGAGTGATGTGTCTTGGGTCCATTTAACAGGGACAATACGCACAAACCTTAAAATACAACAGATGTAGTGTATCTAGCTCCTTGCTAATGCAATTTTTGTCACACATAGggcagaacacaaaaaaaatattttaaaaaaaccccagagcaaataaaagcagactgtgtgaatatgaatattgatGTGTCAGTGCATGTCGGTATTGTGGATCTATGTTGTGCACACAGCTGTTGGTTCCGAAATACTAAAATTTTACAAGCCATAAACTAGATTACCATTGTTTTTCTAGCCTACAACTGAAGCAATTTTACCAACCACAAGCATATTTTACCAGCATCTGGCAAGTATCTGGTGCAAATTTTGAACAATGGCTGTGTGTACATGAGCTTATACATGTACATGGCCACTGGATGCATCAAAATTGATTGACTGAACTGATTCTGTTGTGGTTATGCTGCACATCTAGACACCAGAATTGCTATATTTGGTGTATTTGCTCTTGTCCACTTTGACAAAGACAGAGGCAAATGTGACTGGCATGCAAATCGCAGATATGTTTGGAAActctctgtgtttgacagagCATAGAAACTTACTTGAACTTTATGTATATGTGAATTCAATATTTGTGGTGCTGACCTGATTAAATAAGACAGTGTTGGCATCTCATTGTACTTGGGGGTGCTTGAATTGAGGAATTAGtattggaaaacaaaacatttataggCATCTGTCTGAACTCAGGTAAccactgaaaacaggaaatgaagcaTCATTACACTGCATGCATTCAAGCCAAGTGTTCCTTAGACTCATCAAGAGGTTGCTCTTAAActgaaacatctgtgtttaaCTACACTCACTTTTAAGTCTGAATGTTATCAAGCAGCAAGCAAATGCCTGCTGTATGTTTCAAGCTCTATGCAGCAGCACACTTATGCTTGTCTCATtgcagttaaataaataaagcatatTTCTTCGTATCTATGGGATGGCATTGTAATGGATTCTGCAGACCTGTCTCCTGCCCAAAGAGGGGAGGGCCTACAGTAGCAACCTTTTCAAAAGGTCACTTGACACCAGCTGAGCATAgttccagctgtttttctctttttttccatgtcttttGCTGCTTCAGCCTGTCTCACTCAATTTTCAACAGCATTAATTACATTCTGTTACCTAGGTCTCATCTTAAGACAAGTAATTGTATATACTTTTGGATTCTAGGGAAAAACCTGACAAAAGCAGACAGTGGTAACAAAGTGCTGACAGCGTTGTGAATCATCgattcactgctgtgtttttaaatcttacAGAGATTTACAACATTCTCGTCCTAGATGTAGAAGCATCTGAAAGCGATGACTCACGTCTATTGCTCAATGTCTTCAAGATGTGCTCAGACGTTTACCAGACATTCCCTGGTGTagataaatatttgtattgatttgtCCATAAGACGTGACTCACAGATTCAGTGATGTACGTCCGCACTCCATCAGCATACTGCAGAGCGTAGTTCTCAGGACCTGGGAGAttccagctgcacacacacacacacacacacacacacagaaactgagatTAACTATCATGGTAATAGGAACATTTAATGAGAATAATGTCAAACATTACAAAAAGAgtcaagcaaaacaaatcagatcCATTATCATCAACTTACCCATCGCACACCTCCTTTATTACAGCAGACAGAGGTTTTTTCTGCATGGACAGCAAAAAAAGCATGTAGTAAGTTAACTACATTCACACATCATAAataacacacacctgctgcatACATGTGGGCCATAACAACAGGATTTAGCAGACTCTACTACTAAGTATTTTCTCTGTCAGGGAGCTGAGGCTTGCTTCAGTAATAACATGCTGTTATGGGATCACGATACCGCAGCTATTCTCTCTGGCTGCAAACCTTGTTTGCTGAGGAGAGGAAATCCTAGAGCTCCCCAACGCTTTCTGAACAATGTTACCCTCACTGCCCAGATCCCTCTTTGTACGTAAATAAAGCCAGACTACTTCCATGTCTGACTCTCAGCTATCCTGCCATTAGTGGTCAGCCCGGCGGTCAACCAATCAAAATGTCTTTGGGTTCTGTGGTAGACCCAGTGGCTGCTCTGTTATTAGTGGCAGCCAAGAAGGTCCACCAATCGGATGAGTTTAGTGGATAGGCTGGGACAGGATTGGTtgtgatctaaaataaatgGGCATTCTCATCCAAATCAACACTCCTGGAGGCTCAATTGTTGAGCGGCTCCAAAATGAGAGTCACGAAAATTGTTGGTTAAGGTATCAGGGCTTGAAAAAGTGTGAAACTGGGATCCGTTTTCATTCCAGTTTCAGTTCTGCAGTTTCAGTCCAACTGTGAAATTACCAGGCAGTCTAGCACGTAGCAGTAAACCCACTGCCTCAGTTCAAACCTTCTCAAGTGATGTACAATGTGTGACTGTCAGAAACACACCCCTGCTGTCTGGGATACAGTTTAAGCTTCTGTCTAGTTTCTTGCGCAAAGTACAAGTTCCCCTAAGTTTCTGAGAAAGACTTGGAAAACTTCCAAACAATCGCATCAGTACAAGCTGAAGAAATAAAGCCATTGGGTGCGTATGGAAACCTTAACTGTCCAAATAAACAATCATAtgaataaactgtgtgaaagaaataaatgagCCAATAATTTGTAAAATGGCtgaataaatgatgtaaaatgaaGACTGCTTATGTAACCTCCATAACCAGCTAAGTATCCAGGCTGCCTTGTGAGCTTAAAGTATTactgttttcaaggtgtttgcAGTATTAGCTGTCTCCTGTTGACTAGAACACCCACTGGGAAAGACTCCATGTCTTTTTGATCTTCACAGAGTTGTAGGTTTATTTCTGAGTAATGGCGCAAAATGCTTCCGATGTGACTCTGAACTAACCAACTAATGTTACTCGCTGCCCTTTAACGCCATCTCTTCATTGATGCTGAATTATAAAACAAGCTCTCCATGCTAGCTCTTTGGCCAGTAAGGTAGTTGTGCATGTGGAGACTTgttcagcaaaataaataaaatcagatttaagATTCTGTGTCTCTTGTTGATTCGGAATTATTTTGACGTTAACAGAAGCTAATTGCCTAAATCTGCTAGCAGGGGTGGAGCTTGCTTAAGAGGCAGAGGGtagctgattggctgaaaggTGAGGG
This sequence is a window from Acanthopagrus latus isolate v.2019 chromosome 8, fAcaLat1.1, whole genome shotgun sequence. Protein-coding genes within it:
- the elmo3 gene encoding engulfment and cell motility protein 3 encodes the protein MPQQKDIVKIAIQMPGAYPQLIQLDQKKPLSAVIKEVCDGWNLPGPENYALQYADGVRTYITESNRLDMKNGCILRLTKAPGRCADDLYKGIQSSDAGVRCDSLKELASVSTDVTFAQEFISRDGHLLLVKIVEDSKESNVIMTHTLTGFMELMDHGIVSWENLSSVFIKKIASFVNAKPTDASIQQVSLDILEGMVLSSHSLFLQVKQEVTMERLIAHLQVTNQQIQTKAMALLMALLQTAGDSDRQDMFAFLNKKNLRQYIYKNIIHSSGSVQDEMAHYLYVLQSVTLNHLEPRMRTPLDCYSQEQRDILHCLRQTAFETESENSLSHERRRSLCAKEFKKLGFSNNSNPGQDLVRTPPGLLALDTMYYFATRYPDAYSRFVLENSSREDKHECPFARSSIQLTLILCEILRIGEPPSETGSDYHPIFFSQDRLMEEVFCVCIQLLNKTWKEMRATQEDFDKVMQVVREQITRTLSSKPTSLELFKNKVNALNYSEILKLRQTERLHQEETLAPPVLELKERLKPELLELIRQQRLNRLCQGTMFRKISSRRRQDKLWYCRLSPNHKMLHYGDVEEDTENPPIETLQEKIPVADIKGLLTGKDCPHMKENKGKQNKEVLDLAFSITYDVEEYSLNFIAPSRTDFCLWTDGLSVLLGREMSSESMRSELEILLSMEIKLRLLDLENVPIPECAPVVPKPPSNYNFCYDFSQTEQ